The Lagenorhynchus albirostris chromosome 17, mLagAlb1.1, whole genome shotgun sequence nucleotide sequence CTCTGACCTTTAGTGTTTCAGGTGGAGCAAGCTGTAGGCGTTGTTGTGGTACttggttatgtatttttttcttgtctttgcaAAGCAATTGCATTTTTTGTTCATTGCAATGTATTTGCAATTTTGTGTAAACTCTTTAATTCTCTTTATGAGATTTATTACGTGGTAAATTATGCTgcgttacacacacacacacacacacacacacacacacacacactcatgggaaaaggaaaaggaaatttcagCATTTCGTCACTGCCCCTGTTTTGCAGGCTGCTGGCCACCACCTCACTGGCCCTGCTCAGGGGACAATGGCATCAGTGCCTTCCATTGGATGCCTCTGGCCCCAAACCAGTATTATCGAAGTAAGTTGTACCAGCACTGAAGGGTACCCCCAGAGAATATGATCTGAGGAGATGTTTGTGGGATATTATTAACCTACGTATTATGTCCTGCTCAGAACTTAAGGGAGAAGAATGACAATTATTTGTGACAGtgaagaaaataggaatagaCCTCATCAGAGACCGATCTGAATCAATGCGGTCAAGCCCCACTGCTTGCTTTAACTCTGCTATGTTACGTCCATGAAACCACTGACACATAAATAAGTGACAATAAGCTTATActtcataattatattttaatttcatgtacCTTGCATTTAATAGGATGTGTTAAAAACGGAAAAtttcacataaataaaatattcatttcttagAAAAGAGGAGTCACGTGACTCTGCCTCAAAgattttctcatttccattttctgctGTGGGTAATAGGTCAGCTTCTACctgaccagttttttttttttatttatctatccatctgtGATTATTTATAGCTAAATAGAACATTGTAGCTTCTTAAAGAAACTTCAgaaatttcataaaatgaaacaatcaTTTCAGAACCAAATTATCATTTAAGGGATGTTTGCCAGCATGCAGAAAACTCTTATTTCGAGGGTTGTTTGTAGATAAGAGTTGgacacatttattgatttattcttttCACGGACAATAAATTTACAtccttagaaattatttttatatcctgaTCTTTTAAAAGACTTACAGGTTTAAAATACAAGTATGATAtgacaaataaaatgtatataccgTACAAATTAGTGTATATAATATACAAGAAATATTCCTAATATAGTACAATAATATTCATTCTTCATTTTGTGCTTCCTAAGATTTTGATTTTgataacatttataatatattttaaattctacatttaatctgtggagagagagagagttgtccACCATGGAAAGAAATTTACTTTATGAATACAAATGTAATATGCATTATTCTGGAAGACTTTTAATAGGCTGATAATTTAATCAGATTTTCAATTCATGAATTCATGATCAGGATTAAATGATTTCAAACCATGCTGCTTGAGCGTTTATGTATAAAAATTTGTGTTTGTTGTTTACTGGCTTGTTTATTATCCTCTGTTTCCTACAGAATCCGGCGTTTCTTCAGGCACCTCTCTAACTGGCTCTGATTCTGTTCACTTCGTAGATGATGACAAATCCCAGCGAGGTATGTCGTTTATTTCTTATCAGCATCACCCTCATTATTTCCCTTCGTTTTTCATCCCTCAAATGTGTTTGATAAGGGAgtaatgtgaattttatttcataggGTTACCTGAAGTGGCAGAATCCACCTGGTGGTTTAAATCCTTTCTCCAGTCTGAACAGGCAGAGAAGACCAGTTTGCTTGTGGGTAAGTTTTAGCCTTTTCTGATAAGGATATTTCCTTTTCAGAATAGAACAATACGTGTCATAATTATCATGATAACTAATAAGGATAAAACCTAGTTGTCTCCTGGAAGATAGTGAAGACTTTGATATGAAGCATACTTGAGGGTAAAGGTGGGGAAACAGTTTCTCCCTCCTAGTTAAGCATCAGTCAGATCAGAGCACACTTTCTAATTCTATCTGTagagaaaaaactgaaaactcaTATGCCAATTATTATCATGGTTTAGTGGGAATGGATCGGAGGCAAGgttctaaatttgtttttccaaTACCTACAGGAACAAATAACAATTATCTACTCCAATATAAGGAATCACAGCTCCTCGGGGAAATGGCTGATCCCAGGACAGGTAAGAAACAGTAAGAGACAAGCCTGGACTATTTCATGATGCCAAAAAGATAGAAATGCCCCTGAGATGATGGGGATGTGTCAAAATGACACAGGAATGAACTGGGTAAATCTGGGACTATTTCAGcagtaaaataatgataataatagacaATTGCctgtagaataaaataaagtccatttatctatttagatataaaaaatacttgaatgaacaaatgagagagaaagaaaagctctTTCTTGCAGCGGAATTCCAGTTTATAAACGTAGAAGGAATGATGGAGAATCGTTATATGACAAACACACCAGCAACAGTTGTTCCAGGCAAGAATTACCCCAGGGCTCTAAAATAAATGGGCACAAATGTGAGAAACAAGATATCACAGGCTCTCAGAGTATCTCCCCATAAAGTACCTAAGAATCACAAAGGGGAAAAATACTAACTTTCTAACAGAAAAACTTGTCAGACGAGcctcaacaaaaacaaacagaaaacagtgaGCTGGTTGCTGGCTGTCCTAGACAGTCCTGCTAGGTCCCGCTGCTGGTCTGGACTGGCCTCTGGGTGCCAATTACCAGCCAGAAGACGGAATTTGTGCGTTTGTACACAACACGTTTTGAACTACTCTATCATACTGAAGAGCACAGTTGTTATtctaatggtttttaaaaagtgactgtgTTGATTTTTACACCCTTTACTAACGACTAGCTACTAATTGGGGTAAAAAGAGTAAGTAACAATGCAGTCCATAGATTCTAATGTTAAAACATCAGTGTTTTGATACATTTTCCACAGAATCAACTAAAGAGGATACTTTGTAAAACCAAAGTAAGGCCAGTTGTTGAAAAGATGTATTCTTTACTCTATCAAGTATAGTGACTTGAATTATTTAGGTaagtgtttcatttatttttccggTTTACCTCAATTGTAAAGACAACTTACAAAGAAGCATTTCTCAGCTAATCACCTTTGACTTTGCAATTCAGTGGGCATTGTTGTAATAGCTGACTCTTCTAGGCAAAGAATTACTGTTCTTTGTAATTCTATGTAACAGCTAATGGGTGTTCCATCTGGCCGGCAGACCCCTCTCCTGGTCTTCTGATCTGACCCAGCAGATTCTCCTGgggctttttgtttatttgtttatcccCATTGGTGTTTCCTGACCGCTGTTCCCTCCGGTATTCAGTTTAGGATAtattagggaaaaataaaacccagggaACTCAGCTCTGTGTCCTTCCTACCATCTGAGGACCCCAGCCATTCCTCTCTTAGAGACTTCCGGTGCCTTTTCAATATATAATGTCAGGGGTTTTAGTTTTACTTACATCTATTCCATCAGAAGTCTTTCTCTCTGTACTTTTGTCTTCAGAAATTTTCTACTTTTGCTTTTTATGTCTCCATATGAAGTTTGAAAATCTTGCCTTTTCCCCcctattttttccaaaatgttgCTCTTCCATTGTGACTGCATAACTTTCAAGATTAACTTAGGGGGAACATTCATTCCTGTTGAATTAATTATTTCCCCCAAGATTAATGTGCTTTTCCACTGCTCGGGGCTTCATCTGCACCTCAGCTCTGTCTCAAAATTTTCCTCACATCGATCTGCATTTTGGGGGATGGTTGTGTTCCTAGATGTTTTATAATGTGTTTCCTTCCATCTCCGCCTCCAAATGCTTGTGTTTAGTGTGTTGCAGACTaatgatttctgtatattaattttctatctagGTATGTTATGAATTCTCTTGTCACTTATAATAGTATttcagtagatttttaaaattaacaataaacAGTCATATAACCTgcaaataaattattgttttgcCTTCTACCTTCTGGTTTTCGTATCCCGTTTCTTCCTCATGTCCCGTTGTGTCGGCTGGTATATCCAGAGCAGTGCCAAATAACACGACCTTTACAGCTGAACTGCACGAGCTGGGGAGAGGATCTTTCATACTGTGTCCTTGAAAACACACTGACTTGCAACACTAGAACCCTTGGAGTGGCGATCAGGAAGCTTGTGGGCCTGTGACGGAAGTGTGACAAATGCTTTCTCACTAAGAGGGGAAAAAGCAAGAGACAGCCTTTCAGGAAAGCATGTCTGTatttaattgcttttttaaaagaaaaatggatgcTAATGGTTTAAGTACATTTCAAAATCCATGGAGTTAATTTTAATCCATGAGCGTATGACTCAgttcatttaattataaaattgatctataattttcttctcttgtgatatCATTTTGGAGTCCTAATGTTGGCCTTATGTCTTGTAAAGAATTtgcaatattctttctttttctaagttcTGGAAAAGGTTAAAAGTGTTGGCATGATCTTTTCCCTAACGCTTTGGTGTAATTATCCAGTAAAACCACCAGAAAGTGCAGCTTTTCAGAAACCACGTGAGGTTGCCAGGGGGCAGCTCTCAGAACAGTTTCTGCATGCCTATCCTCACTTCATCATCCTTACCCAGTTCATACAGGTCATCACATTTATTTGCAGACAATTGATCAAAATAATCtcttggaattcttttttttttaagttaatttatttaatttatttatatttggctgcgttgggtcttcgttgctgcgcgcgggctttctctagctgcggcgagtaggggctactctttgttgaggtgtgcgagcttctcattgcggtggcttctcttgttgcggagcacgggctctaggtgcgcaggcttcagtagttgtggctcgtgggctctagagcgcaggctcagtagttgtggcgcacgggctccgtggcatgtgggatcttcccagaacagggctcgaactcctgtcccctgcactggaaggtgggttttaaccactgcgccaccagggaagccctcttggaaTTCTTTTAATTTGCAGGGTTGTCATACTCTCTCCATCATAATATGCCTTATTTTTTCACTGGATGgtagatatttgtatattttgttgtttatcaCAAATAACCAGCTTGCATTAGGATTTTTAGTCCTACCCTTTTTTAgtagatatttgtatattttgttgtttatcaCAAATAACCAGCTTGCATTAGGATTTTTAGTCCTACCCTTTCTATGATGATCTtgaattcagaaatatttttgctCGTAttaattattgttttgatttccttgtatttattttgttgttctgttattttaaaaaattcttctgttGGCActtagcttatttatttcattccatatgaaaatttaaaatatggtgagtattttttaaaaataaatttatttatttatttatttatgcctgcattgggtcttctttgctgtgagCAACTGTGTAAcgtattgctttcatttttctcttgcagcATAAACGTTACCACAAGTTTGGCAGCTAAAGCAACACAAACTCAGGACGTCCCAGTTTTCTGGGGCAGGGGTCTCGGCAGCAGGTCCAGTGTCAGGGTCTCACAGGTGGGCCATCCGCACTTCTGGAATCCTCCAAGCTGATGGAGACGCTTGGCAGAACCAGGCTCCTGTGCCTACAGGACGGCGGGGCCCCGTCCTGAAGCCACCTGTAGGCTGCGGCTCCATTTCCTGGTCCCTGGCTCCTGACAGCCCGTGAGCCTCACCCGCTTTGGGCCCCGTGCTCCGCGCCCCGGGCGAGCGGACACAAGAGTCCTCACTCAGTCCCGCCCTCATCACAACAAGGCCCTGGTCCCGGCTCTCTGAGGCTCTTTCCCACCAGCTGGGGACGCTTGTCCCGTTGAGAAGGCTCCTGATGACCAAAGGCTGGATGACGTGGGTGACCGATAAACCTTTTCCTGCCCTCGTGGTGGCTGATGGGGGCTCCATCCTACTGGTCCAGGTGGTGGCAGAGGGCGCCGTTAGCAGGTTGCTGAGTCAATGACCACTGCTGTTTTTTTCTGATCCTGCTTTGGCAGCGGACAGGCTCTGCCGTCTAAAGTGGTTTGTGCCTTGAGCGGGCGGTGCTGCGTTGGTCCAGGCCTTCCAAACCCCTACCGTAGCTTTAGCCCACTTATGTTGGGGGTTCAGTAATTCACTGGGATTTAGGGAGGGAAGTATGGAACCAGGaccctcctccaagaagccctggGTCACATCTCCTGGTCTAGaactctctgtgtgtctgtgatgCTTGATTTCACGTGCAATTTGACTGGGATGTGGGGTAGTTTGCGGTTACACgttatttggtcaaacattattctggttgatccgtgagggtgtttctggatgagatgaacattttaattgatagactgagtaaagcattTGCCTCTCCCCCATGTGTGTGGCCTCACCTAACACACTGAGGGCCTGAGTGGAACAGAGGACCGAGGAAGAAAGAatcctctcccctcctgccctgaCCTCAGACGCtggtcttttcctgccttcagactctGACTCACATGGGAATGTACGCCGTGGCCTCTGGGGCCTCCAGCCGACCCACCTGCAGGtcctgggacttctcagcctccatattCAGGGGGCCAGTTCCTTATTATAAGGAAATAGATGTTAAAAATcctttgctgcttcttttttttttttttttgctacgtTGGGTCTTAGCTGAGACACGCAGGAtgttcgttgaggcatgtgggatctttccattGCGGTCCATGGGCtcctctgtagttgcagcacgtgggctcagtagttgtggcgcgcaggctttgTTGCCcctcagcatgcaggatcttagttccctgaccagggatcgagcccatgtcccctgcattggaaggtggattctctacctctggaccaacagggaagtcccataagtcctttgcttctgtttctctgcgGAGCTCTGACCAGTACAGGACTCTCAGCAGGCTCAGGGGAAAACTCTTACCGTGTGACCAGCTGCTTGTGTGTCTTAACCGGGTGTTGGCCCATCCACACAGTGAGCAGGGGACAGACTACGCTCGGTACTGGGGGTGGCTTGTGAAAGAGCAGTCTTGCTGGGACCCTAAATGCCTCTGCAGTGGCCTGTGCCTGGGTCCTGACCCTCAGGGTTACAGGGTCACAGAAACACCCTTGGCATCCTGTGGTGCAGCAAAGGGGTTCATTCAAGGCTGACTCAAGCCCAGGGTCCTTTAACCCTATAAAGTACCCACTGCCTTTGGGGACACGTCTAACCTTGAGGACACTCATTTGAGGTTCTTGTTGAGTAGAGAGAAATCCTCCTGAAATATACGAATAACAACAACAACCgaaaaatttaaaagagggaagaaagaacaaTGAAAGAAGGGAAGACACCTGGGTTCAGCAAGGAAAGCAAAATACTAAAACAGGTCCACATTTTGACTCagttaaaaacacaaaacttatTAAAAGTCTTTGCTGAAAAGATCAAAAGCCTCTTCCGGGCTCCTGCGCCCCGCCCCCCGTGACGCCGATTCTGAATGAGATTTAATACGTGGTCCGATGCATCCAGCCTTCTTTCTGGGTCCACTTCAGTGCTCAGACGTACGGCGCTCCCTATACCTTTAGGAGAGCTCCTGAACATAAAGTAGAAGGCAAAGAGGATGCTCGTCTTAACCGTCGGGACTGTCCCCGTGGCTATGACACGCACGCCCCTGAAATCCCCCGCAGTGGGCGTGGATGCTCCCATGCAGTGagtaatgaataaaaattaaactaagcCTTTGGCTGGAAAGAACACAGGCGCCTTACAGCGGCGCACCGTAACCTCAGCACTGCAGCCCCTTGGGAAGGCCTCAAACACAGTGTTACTGAACTACTGACTCGGGTCCATCAGCGAGGGAAGATGTTCTGCTCTCACTGCCTCTCTCAGCCTCCCAGAGGCAGCCGCCTTCACCCCTGAGCACACACCTGCGTGGTACCCACGGGAGCCCCCAGCTGGCGCCGTGTTGCAGCAAGGTCCTACCTGCATCCACTGTTCAGACAACCAAATAAGAGGAGCTCATTGTCACTGTAAAGTGCCCTTTGTAAcagatatttgttttttatttccaatcCTGAATTCAACCACTTATTTTATTAAGGTTACAAtgcctgtagttttgtttgttttcatttgtctggaATGTTTTTTGTGCAAAACTTTTTGAGTTTCTTTGTTTTATGGTTATTGCTTATCTACCACTTAAAGGTAGATTTTACTTTGAATTCCAATTTGTTTTTTAGCATATGAGCTTAgcccatttacttttttttttttctttgcggtacgcgggcctctcactgctacggcctctcccgttgcggagcacagggtccagacgcgcaggctcagcggccacggctcacgggcccagccgctccgcggcatgtgggatcctcctggaccggggcacgaacccgtgtcccccgcatcggcaggcggactctcaaccactgcgccaccaggaagcccctcaTTTGTTTATATACAGTAGATAGTTCGATGTTATTTCTTAGCTCACATGTTGGGCTGTGACTCCTGCTTtcctagattttaaaataaactttacatCAGTGGCTCCCTggattttcttctgtaaaattctGCTCTGTGTCACTCCTTGCTCGAACGGTTAGCTAAGGCAATCACGACTTTCACTGATGCTGTTTAGATAATATCTATTTGCTTTCTACTCTATACAATGATGGAACTCATATAAATCTTCCTTAGTTAAAACCCGTGGGGCCACATGTCTAGAATTcaacatttttagaattttagatgATGGCATAATGCTTACCTACGCATTGTATACCAACATACAGACCTGAGCACGTTAATATTACAGCACGATCACACAGTGCAGAAAAAATGCGATTACGAATAGCATCCCATTCAGATCAGGTTTTGAACTGAATGATTACCTAAATAAGTTAGTATCTTGAGAATCAGGAATTAAGAATTTCAGAAAAAGGATTGTAGACCTTTGTACAATATCTTCTTCTGTTCTTCCCACCAAATGTATTTAACTGATTATGCTATTTTCCTTTGGTTTATCTTTATAACGTCAAATATACCTATATTTCTACCGTAGGCTTAGCAGCGTTTAACTCTATCTCTGTCAGTCAGCTATTTTTAAACACTGAGAAAACCAGAGCTATACAGAAACTCCtacattctttctctttccaatttTCGCCATTTTATATCATTTCTACATTGCTAAGATTacaattcttacatttttttttctgtaaccaTAATTACCATATTTATTTCAGACTTTAGTCAAACAATTCACGTACTCAATCCTCAATGCTGGAATTTTGCCCTAATAACTTAATTCACTAATTGGTTGGCTGAAGTTCGTTCTCTGATAGTTTCCTGAAGATTGACTTGTAGGAAAAATGCTCCCTGGGCACTCGCACGCTTGTGTGTAACTCCGCCTTCGCACTTCCACTATCGTTTGGCTGTGCTTGGAATTCTTGGACCATTTTCCTTTCCCTGAGGACTCTGGCCATTGCTCTGAGGTGGCCTCGGCTTGAAGaatgtatgtatagctgaatccTGCCTGTCTCTTTCTTTATAGGAAGGGTAACATTTTATGTAActgttcaaattactgtttttaagTAAATTCATGAAGATATTTTTACAGTTGCTTGTTTTGTGTCATTTTACCCTCCTACATACACagggtttattttaaatgtaaagattCCGGTAGTTCTTTACATCTGGAGATTGTTTTCTCATGGCTTATGAAGTCgtgtttttgtttcattgttcTAGTTCTTTCCTTGGACATGCATGGATATTTGAGTTCCATTTTCcccattattttcatattttctcataATGCTTTTCCAAGATCAAAATATAACTTATATACCATAAAATCTTCCCTTTTAAATTGTACAGTGAATTTTAGTATATTGACAAagttgtgtgaccatcaccacTCCCTAGTTCTAATTTCGtcacccccaaaataaacccCATACACGTTAGCACTCATCTCTCCTCACCCCGTCCACCCAGACCTTGGTATCTACAAATCTACCCTCTGTCTCGATAGATTTGCTTATTGGGGACATTATAAATGAGGAATACAATATATGagcttttgtgtctagcttcttttactTCTCATAATGCTTTAAAGATTCTTCTATATGGTTAGATGTATTtgtactttcttcctttttatggctgaatgttACTCTATTTATGGATGGACATgccagtttgtttattcattcatttgggcTGTTTGCACTTTTTGATTATGAAAACACTActatgaacatgcatgtacacatttttgtgcaaacatatgttttcatttctcttggtcaCATACCTAGGAaaagaattgctggatcatatgataaccctatgtgaagtggtatctcattataattttgatttgcatttccctaaagactAATGATGTCAACCATCTAttcacatgcttattggccatttttgtattgtttttggagaaatt carries:
- the PPDPFL gene encoding LOW QUALITY PROTEIN: pancreatic progenitor cell differentiation and proliferation factor-like protein (The sequence of the model RefSeq protein was modified relative to this genomic sequence to represent the inferred CDS: inserted 1 base in 1 codon); translated protein: MASVPSIGCXLAPNQYYRKSGVSSGTSLTGSDSVHFVDDDKSQRGLPEVAESTWWFKSFLQSEQAEKTSLLVGTNNNYLLQYKESQLLGEMADPRTESTKEDTL